The nucleotide sequence GGTCGGTCCGGAAGAGAAGGTTCGATCTCCCGATTCGGGCACCCAGCACGAGTCCCGGCACCCACGCGGAGTCATAGCCGCGATAATGGCAGAAGTGTTGCGGGCCTGCGTAATTGCGAAAAGTTAACGGTGTCGACGGCCCTTTGGGTGGGGTTGCAGCCGGAAGCGTCGCAAGATCGCCGAGGCCACCCACGCAGCCCAAAGATGCACGCTTGGTAACCGAGATTCGTGTTTGCGGGCGGCGCTCCGAAATCCTTCGGAACGCCGCCCGCTTCATGCGTCTTGGGGGCTCCCCTTGCCGGCCGACTCAGCAATCGTCAAAGCCTCCTGAGCGCCGGCCTGCAGCGCCCGGCAACACAGCACCAACCATGCCGCCACACCGTCGGGTGTTCCGTCGGCGAAACCGCGCGCCGCGTCGCGATAGTCCGACGGTTGGCGCATCCAACTCGCCTCGGGCACACCCAGTCCGTGCGGGTCCAGCCCGGTGGCGATGGTCACCAACCGCGAGACCGCCCGGGCGACCACGCCGTCCGCGCTGCCGAACGGCTTCAGTGTCAACAGCTCGCCGTGCGCGACCGCGGCGATCACGGGTGCCGACGCTCGGGTGCGCGCGGTCGCGACGTTGGCGAGCAGCTCCAGCCGCGGGCCGACTTCGCTGTCAGCACGCGGGCGGCCCAGCCGTTCGTGGTCGACCTGGTCGGCCGCCGCGAGCATGTGCAGGCGGGCCAGCGCCTGCAGCGGCGCCCGCTGCCACACCCCGATCAACGAGCCCCCGCCGCCCTCCAGCGCCTGGGCCACCCTCAACGCACCGGCAAACACCGGATGGGTGGCCGCGCCGGCCTGCTCATCCACCCGCACCGGACCGCCGTCGAGCACCGCCGACGCACGCGCCGCCCGCAGCGCCGCCTCGGCGGCGGTCGCCGGCCAGCCCCGCAAGTTGGCCCGGTGCCGGTGCGCCCGCCCCAGCGCGTCGCGGGCCTGGTCGCTGGCAGCCGCCACCCCGGGCAACTCCATCAGCGGAGCCAGCGGATCGTGGCTCATGTGCGCCACTTTTTCTCGTCGCTTCGCTCTGCATCGTCGTCGGCGCAAGTCACAGGTAGCCAACGTAGTAGACGGTCGCGACCCGCTGCGCCCGGCTTCGCCGCGCTTGCGATCGCTCCTGCCCGACGGTCGCGACCCGCTCCTAACGAGAAGCCGGCGCTCCGGGAATCGCCTGCAGCAGCTGTCGGGTGTACTCCTCGCGGGGCCGGGTGAACACCTCCTCGGTGGGCGCCTGCTCCACCACCCGGCCCCGGCGCATCACCAGGACATGATCGGCGATCTGCCGAACCACGGCCAGGTCATGGCTGATGAATAAATAGGTCAGCCCCAGTCGAGCCTGCAGATCCGCCAATAGGTCCAGGATCTGCGCCTGCACCAGGACGTCGAGCGCCGACACGGCCTCGTCGCACACCAGCACCTCGGGCCGCAGCGCGAGTGCGCGCGCGATCGCGACGCGCTGCCGCTGCCCGCCCGACAGCTCCCGGGGCCGCCGGGTCAACATCGACGACGGCAACGCCACCTCGTCGATCAGCTCGCGCACCGCCTGCTCGCGCTGCTTGCGGTCGCCGATGCCATGGATCCGCAATGGCTCTTCGATGACGCGGAACACCGAGTACATGGGATCTAAACTGCTGTAAGGGTTTTGGAACACCGGCTGAACTCTCCGGCGGAACGCCAGCGCCTGTGACCGGTTCATCCGGCCGACATCGGTCGTGCCGTCAAAGACCACCGTGCCCGACGTGGCCGGCAGCAGTCCCAGCACCATCCGGGCCAGCGTCGATTTCCCCGAACCCGACTCCCCGACGATCGCCAGCGTGCTGGCCCGGCGCAACTCGAACGACACCGCGTCCACCGCCCGGAGCTCCGAGCGCCGCCACGGTGCGCCGTGCGACTCTCGGTAGATCTTGGTCAGCTCCGAGGCGACGAGAATGGTGTCGTCACCGACCGGCGGTCGAACCTTGGGACGCGCGAGCGACGGCGCCGCGGCCACCAGCCGCCGGGTGTAGTCGTGCCGCGGCTCGGTGAGGATCGACTGTGCCGCACCGCTTTCCACCACCACCCCGCGGTTCATCACGACGACCGACTCGGCGCGTTCGGCGGCCAGCGCCAGATCGTGGGTGATCAGCAGCAGCGCGGCACCCAGCTCGTCGGTGAGACGCTGCAGATGGTCGAGCACCTGCCGTTGCACCGTCACGTCCAACGCTGAGGTCGGCTCGTCGGCGATCAGCAGCTGCGGACGGCCGGCCAGCCCGATCGCGATCAGCGCCCGCTGACACATGCCGCCGGACAACTGGTGTGGGTACTTGCCGGCCTGCGTCGCCGCGTCCGGCATACCCGCTTCGGCGAGCAGCTGTACCGCCCGCCGCCGCGCCGCACGCCCGCGGACGTTGGCCCGCAACGCTTCTGAGATCTGGAAGCCGACTTTCCAGACCGGGTTGAGGTTGGTCATCGGGTCCTGCGGCACATAGCCGATGTGCTGCCCCCGGATCGACCGCAGCAGCCGCTGGTTCCCCGAGGTGATATCCAGGCCGTCGAAAACGATGCGCCCGCCGGTGGTCCGGCCGCCGGGTGGCAGCAGCCCCAAGATCGCGGCGGCCGTGGTGGATTTCCCCGATCCCGATTCCCCCACGAGCGCGACGGTGTGCCCGCGGGACACCGACAGATCCACCCCACACACCGCGGGCTCGCCGTGGCCGAACCTGACTTCCAGCCCTTCGACCGACAACAGCGGCGCGTTCATGCGCGCCACCGCCGTGATACCGGATCCAGGGCGTCGCGTAACGCGTCACCCATCATCATGAATGCCAGCACCGTAATCGCCAGTGCGCCAGCGGGATAGAACAGTATTGGTGAACCCGACCGCAGCCGGGTCTGATCGGTGTTGATATCGCTGCCCCAGGACACCACAGACGTCGGAAGCCCGACTCCGAGGTAGGATAGCGTGGCCTCGGTGACAATAAAGAGCCCGAGCGCAATGGTGGCCACCGCGACCACCGGGCCCAGAGCGTTGGGCAGCACATGTCGCACCAGGATCTGAAACCTGCTCAGCCCCAACGCTTCAGCGGCCAACACATAGTCGCTGGTGCGCACCTCCAACACCGCGCCGCGGGCGATTCGGGCCAGCTGCGGCCAGCCGAACAGGGCCAGAATGGCGATCACCGTCCACACCGTGCGGTGGTGCAGGACACCCATGAGCACAATGGCGGCCAGCAGCAGCGGCACCCCGAAGAACACATCGGTGATGCGCGAGACCGCCGCGTCGACCCAGCCGCCGTAGAAGCCGGCCAGCGCACCCAGCGCCCCGCCGACCACGAACACGGCCAGCGTGGCGCCCAGCCCGACGGTAACCGACGCTCGCGCACCGTAGATGGTGCGCGCATAGATGTCGTGGCCCTGCAAATCGGTGCCGAACCAGTGCGCCGACGACGGCGCGAGCAGGCTCTGGGCGGGATCGGCGTAGCCGGGATCGGCTCCGGTGAACAGCGCCGGAAACAGTGCCACGGCGACCACGAACAGGATCAGCAGGGCGGCGACGACGAACTTCGGCCGCCGGCGCAGCCCGCGCCACGTTTCACGCCAAAAACCGCTGTGCTCAGCCATATCGGATCCGCGGGTCCAGGGCGGCGTAGAGCAGGTCGACGAGCAGATTGGAGACCAGATAGATCAGCACCAGGACGGTCACAATCGACACCACGGTGGGCGCCTCCTGGCGGGTCACCGCCTGATACAGCACACCACCGACACCGTGGATATTGAAAATGCCTTCGGTGACAATGGCCCCGCCCATCAGCGCTCCCAGATCGGCGCCGAGGAAGGTCACCACCGGGATCAGCGAGTTGCGCAGGATGTGGACCATAATCACCCGGGGCCGCGACAAGCCCTTGGCGGTGGCGGTGCGGACGTAGTCGGCGTGCGCGTTGGCGGCCACCGCGGAGCGAGTCAGCCGCACCACGTAGGCGAATGACACCGAGCCCAAGACGATTCCGGGCAGCAGCAGCCTGCCGAACGTTGCCCGTTCTCCCACGGTGACCGGCGCGATGCCAAGCCGGACCCCGAAGACGAACTGCGCAAGAAAGCCCAGCACGAAGATGGGGACCGCGATGATGATCAGCCCCGCGACCAGCACCGTGGAATCGAATATCCCGCCTCGACGCAAGCCGGCGATGACACCGAATCCGATCCCCAGCACCGTCTCGATCGCCAGCGCGATCAGCGACAGCCTGACGGTCACCGGAAACGCATGCGCGAGAACCGAACTCACCGGCAGCCCAGAATACGCACGGCCCAGGTCGCCATGCAGGATCCCACCCAGGTAGCGCAGATACTGCAGCAGGAACGGTTCGTCCAGGTGGTAGCGGGCGCGCAGTTGCGCGGCCACCGCGGGAGTCAAGGGCCGCTCGCCGGCCAACGCCACCAACGGGTCACCGGGCAGCAGGAAGACCATGCCGTAGATCAGCAGGGTGGCGCCGAGGAAGACCGGCACCATGATGGCGATCCGACGCGCGATGTACCAACCCATTGTCAACCCAATTCAGTTCTTGCGGATGTTCTCATAGTCGGGCAGGCCGTTCCAGGTGACGCGCACCGCGCTCACCCCCGGCGACCACCCCACCACGCTGATGAAGTTCCACAGCGGAACAACGGGCATGTCATGCAACAGGATTCGTTGCCCTGCGTTGGCGCGCACATACGACTCCTGCAACGTGGGAGCGGATTCAGCCGCCGACAGCGCGGTGTCGAAGTCCCGGCTGGAATACCCGACGTCGTTGGAACCCGCCCCGGTGGCGAACAACGGGCCAAGGAAATTCAGCATTGACGGGTAATCGGCTTGCCATCCAGCGCGGAAGGCGGTCTGGATGGTGCGATTGACGATCGGCGTGCGGAATCCGGCGAACGTTGGTTGCGGAGCGCCGACCGCGTCGATGCCCAAGACGTTTTTGATGCTGTTGGCCACCGCATCCACCCACTCCCGGTGGCCCGAGTCGGCGTTGTAGGCGATCGCGTACTGGCCGCTCCATGGCGATAGGGCGTTAGCTTGTGACCAAAGCCGGCGCGCGCGATCCGGGTCGTAATCCAGCGCGTCGCTGCCCGCGATGTTCGGATCGAATCCCGGCAGCGACCGGGCGGTGAAATCGCGGGCTGGAGTGCGTGTTCCGACGAATATCTGCTGGCAGATTTGCGGACGGTTGATCGCGGCCGACAGGGCCAGGCGGCGCAGCCGCCCCTCCTCGCCGCCGAAATGCGGCAGCCGCAGCGGTGTGTCGAGAGTTTGATTGACCGCGGCCGGCCCACTGGTCGCGTTGCCCCCGAGATCACGCTTGTAGATCGGCAACGCGCTCGGCGGGATGGCGTCCAACACATCGAGATTGCCAGACAGCAGGTCGGAGTAGGCGGTGTCCAGGTTGGCGTAGAACTCGATCCGCAGTCCCTTGTTGTGCGGGACCCGATTGCCGTGGTAATCGGGATTGGGCCGCAGATCGATCTTGACGTTGTGTTCCCAGGCCGGCCCGTCCGCGCTAGCCGCAAGTTTGTAGGGCCCGTTGCCAATTGGGTTTTGGCCGAACGCAGCCATGTCTCGAAACGCCATTGGCGGCAGCGGATAAAACGGGCTGAAAGCCAGGCGCACGGCGAAGTCGATCGTGGGGGCCTTGAGCCGGACGGTGAAGTGCAGGTCGTCGACCACCCGCAGCCCGGACATGGTGGTGCTCACCGGCTTCGGCGCCGCCACGTCGTCATACCCCTGGATCGGACTGAAAAAGCTTTGCTGCAGTTGGGCATTGGTGCTCAGGGCCCCGTAGTTCCACGCGTCGACGAACGAGTGGGACGTCACCGGCGACCCGTCGGTGAATTTCCAGCCCGGCTTGAGCGCGATCCGGTAGTTGACGTCGTCGTCGGTCTCGATCGACTGAGCCACCTCGGTGGAAGTCTTCCCGTCCGCATCAAAGGACATCAGGCCGGCGAAGAGCCGATCGAGGATCCGACCGCCGAAGCTGTCGTTGGCGGTGGTGGGAATCAATGGGTTCGACGGTTCCCCGCCGTTGACGACCACCACATCGGGGCTCAGGACGCCACCACCGCATCCCGTCAGAAACCCGGCCACCAAGGCTAGCGAGAAGGCTAGCGAGGCCAGCGCGGCCCGCATCCGACGCATGCAAGCGACCCTAGGGCCTACCCCGATGGGCCCGCAGTGACCGGGTGCACCTGCAATTGGCAGGCCTCGATGATGGCGGGCACGGTATAGACGGAGTTCACGCCCGGCGGGCTCACGCTCAGGTCGGTGTACGTGGGGCAGGAATTGCCGGCGGTGTCCGTGGCCAAGCCCTCCACGATGGCCTGTGCCTGGGTCGACACCGAAAGGATGACGTTGGGCGGCTCGTCCACCCCGGCCGGCAGGCCGCCCATGTAGCCGCGCGGTGTGTCGTCGGCATGAATGGCCGGTCCGCCGGCGCCCGAGTCGACCGACGGGTAGCCGGAAAGTGTGCACGGCTCTCCACCGACGAGGCTGAAGGTCAGGACGACCCGGCGGTGGCCCGCCGCGCTGTCCGTCGACGACGCGTTCACGGCGACCTGCTCTCCCCAGCAGGGCGTCCCCTCGTCGCCGGCCGCGATCGGCACCGCCCGCGCCGGCGCCGCCAGCAGGACGCCGCCGGCAACACTCGCGGCCGCCACCGAAGCCACCAAGACAGAAGCCACCAGACGAGAACGGGGCACACCGGGATTATCCGGCAAGCCGAGTCGCGATGCCCGCAAATCGGCCCGAGCATCCCCATCCGGGTCGCGTTAGGCTCACACCCGTGACCGAGACCGCAACCGAACACCCCTCCTCGTACCCGCCGCCGGAACACTTCGTCGAGCAGGCCAACGTTCGCGGCGAGCACTACCAAGAGGCCGAGGAAGACCGGCTGGCCTTCTGGGCCAAGCAGGCGGATCGGCTCTCGTGGGCAACGCCGTACACCGAAGTGCTGGACTGGTCGGATGCGCCGTTCGCCAAGTGGTTCGTCGGCGGCAAGCTCAACGTCGCCTACAACTGCGTCGACCGCCACGTCGAGGCCGGCCACAGCGACCGGGTCGCGATTCACTGGGAGGGCGAGCCGGAAGGTCATCAGCGCACCCTGACCTACGCCGATCTGCAGAACGAGGTGTGCAAAGCGGCCAACGCGCTGAGCGACCTCGGACTGGTGGCCGGTGACCGCGTCGCCATCTATATGCCGCTGATTCCCGAGGCCGTGGTCGCGATGCTGGCCTGCGCCCGGTTGGGACTCATGCACAGCGTGGTCTTCGGCGGGTTCACCTCGAAGGCTCTCAAGGCCCGGATCGCCGACGCCGAGGCGAAGCTGCTGATCACCGCCGACGGGCAGTTCCGGCGCGGCCAGCCCGCGCCGCTCAAGGAGGCCGCCGACGAAGCGGTTTCCGAGCCGGACAGCCCCATCGAGCACGTTCTGGTGGTGCGGCGCACCGGAATTGACGTGTCCTGGAACGACGACCGCGACCTGTGGTGGCACGACGTGGTCGATGCGGCCTCCCCCGAGCACACACCGGAGGCGTTCGACTCCGAGCACCCGCTTTTCCTGCTGTACACCTCGGGAACCACGGGCAAGCCCAAGGGCATCGTGCACACCAGCGGAGGCTATCTGACCCAGGCCGCCTACACCGTGCACGCCGTCTTCGACGTCAAGCCCGACAGCGACGTGTTCTGGTGCACCGCCGACATCGGCTGGGTCACCGGGCACACCTACGGCGTCTACGGTCCGCTGTGCAACGGCATCACCGAGGTTTTGTACGAGGGCACGCCCAATTCGCCCACCGAGCACCGCCACTTCCAGATCATCGAAAAGTACGGCGTCACAATCTATTACACCGCGCCAACCATGATTCGCACCTTCATGAAGTGGGGCCGTGAGATCCCCGACGCCCACGACCTGTCCAGCCTTCGGCTGATCGGGTCGGTCGGTGAACCGATCAATCCCGAGGCGTGGCGCTGGTACCGCGAGGTGATCGGCGCGGGCCGCACCCCGGTGGTCGACACCTGGTGGCAGACCGAGACGGGTTCGGCGATGATCGCGCCGCTACCCGGCGTCACCGCCGCCAAGCCGGGTTCGGCGATGAAGCCGCTGCCCGGCATCTCGGCGAAAATCGTTGACGACCATGGCGATCCGCTGCCGCCGGACGCCGAGGGCGAAGAGCATGTCACCGGATACCTGGTCATCGACCAGCCGTGGCCGTCGATGTTGCGCGGGATCTGGGGCGACCCCGAGCGGTATCGCGACACCTACTGGTCCAAGTTCGCCGACCGCGGCTATTACTTCGCCGGCGACGGCGCCCGCCTCGACCCCGAGGGCGCGATCTGGGTGCTGGGCCGCATCGACGACGTGATGAACGTGTCCGGGCACCGCATCTCCACCGCCGAGGTGGAGTCGGCGCTCGTTGGCCACTCGGCGGTCGCCGAGGCGGCGGTCGTCGGAGTGACCGACGACATCACCGGGCAGGCCATCTGCGCGTTCGTGGTGTTGCGCGGCAACTACCAGCCGCACGACGGCACGCACGACGAGCTGCGCGGCGAGGTGGCCAGGGAGATCTCGCCGATCGCCAAGCCACGCGAGATCCACATCGTGCCGGAGCTGCCCAAGACCCGCAGCGGCAAGATCATGCGCCGGTTGTTGCGCGATGTCGCCGAAAAGCGCGAGCTGGGTGACACATCGACCCTGGTCGACGAAAGCGTGTTCGACGCGATCCGCGCCGCCAAATAGCGGCGAGCGTCAGCCGGCTATCGGGACGAAGCCCGCGCCCGGCCGGTTCTTGGCGTTGATGTCGGCCAGGATCGCGTTGAAGTCCATCACGACCGCCGGGGTGTGCAGCGGGATGTACTTGATGATGCAGTCCGGCAGCACGTCGGTGAACGCGCCGTGGATCATGCCGACCAGGAGATTGTTCACCGTCACCGGCGCACCGGAATCGCCGGGACGCCCGCACACCTGCATCACGATCGTGCCGGGATCCTGTCCCATCCCCCACGTGACACCGCACGAGTTGCCGGTGGTGCGGCCTTGTTTGCAGGCGACCTGGCCGAAGGTGGGATCCGGGCCGATGCCGCGGATCACAAAGCCGTTGTAGGTGGCGACCGGCGCCACCTTGGCCGGGTCGAACTTGATCACGGCGTAATCGAGTTTGTCGTTGCCGGCGACCATGACGCCGACGGTGCCCAGCCGTTCGGCCCCCTCGACGGCCAGCTGGGCGCCCGGCCCGCCGCAGTGCGCCGAGGTGAAGCCGATGAGTTCGCCGGCCCTGTCGGTGCCGATGGTCGTCAGGGTGCACATCGTGTCCCCGTTGATGACGATGCCCGCGCCGCCACCCAACGGCAGCCTCCCGTCGGCCGCCGCGAGCCTGCCGGGCGTCCCCGCCAGCGCCAAGAGCGCGGCCACTACAGCTACCACGATGCAGCGCTGTGCCGTGCGCAAAGCAACACCCCTATCGAACGACATCCCGAGCGGCCCGGTCAGTCTAGTGGCTGAGGGGCCTCATCCGACCAGGTCGGCGCGGCGTGGCGCGTCGCCGCGCACCTTCTTGATTCGCTTCGGGCTCAACGGAATCGAGCATTAGAGCAACTTTTTCGCCGCGCTGCCCGGAACAGGCCACGCGGTGAACATGGGTATCCGGCAAACGCGGTCTTCGGTTGGCTACGTCTGGCCAGCGTCCGGCTTCGGCTCTAGGGGCCGCGCATGGCAACATGAACCGCAGTCCGGCTCCCTCGCGCGAGCCAGGCACCCAAGCGAAAGAGGACCGTCCGTGAGCAAAGCCGACCGCACCAGTGGTGTGCCCAGCACGCTGACCACGATTCCCCTGGCAGACCCGCACGCCAGGCCCGCTGAGCCGTCGATCGGCGATCTGATCAAAGACGCAACCACCCAGGTGTCCACCCTGGTGCGCGCCGAGGTCGAACTGGCCCGCGCCGAGATCACCCGCGACGTGAAAAAGGGCCTGACCGGCAGTGTCTTCTTCATCGCCGCGATGGTGGTGCTGTTCTACTCCACCTTCTTTTTCTTCTTCTTCCTGGTCGAGGTGCTCAACATCTGGCTGTGGCGCTGGGTGGCGTTCCTGATCGTGTTCGGGGCCATGGTCCTGGTCGGGGGCGTGCTGGCCCTGTTTGGCTTCCTGAAGGTGCGCCGAATCCGCGGACCACAACAAACCATCGAGTCGGTCAAGGAGACACGCACCGCGCTGACTCCGGGCCACGACAAGGCCCAGGCCGGCACGCCCGCCATCCCCGAGGGCAGCTCGGGCGACAAGGCTCCCAGCGATGCTCGCCCCGATCGCACGGGCTGGTAAGGGCTGGTAAATGCCGGCGCCGGACCCGTCGGTAATCCGCATCGCGGGACCGTGGCGTCATCTGGACGTGCACGCGAACGGCATCCGTTTCCACGTCGTCGAAGCCATGCCCGGCACTGACGAAGACACCCCCGCCACGGCGCGGCCCCTGGTCAT is from Mycobacterium conspicuum and encodes:
- a CDS encoding Fic family protein, producing the protein MSHDPLAPLMELPGVAAASDQARDALGRAHRHRANLRGWPATAAEAALRAARASAVLDGGPVRVDEQAGAATHPVFAGALRVAQALEGGGGSLIGVWQRAPLQALARLHMLAAADQVDHERLGRPRADSEVGPRLELLANVATARTRASAPVIAAVAHGELLTLKPFGSADGVVARAVSRLVTIATGLDPHGLGVPEASWMRQPSDYRDAARGFADGTPDGVAAWLVLCCRALQAGAQEALTIAESAGKGSPQDA
- a CDS encoding dipeptide ABC transporter ATP-binding protein; its protein translation is MNAPLLSVEGLEVRFGHGEPAVCGVDLSVSRGHTVALVGESGSGKSTTAAAILGLLPPGGRTTGGRIVFDGLDITSGNQRLLRSIRGQHIGYVPQDPMTNLNPVWKVGFQISEALRANVRGRAARRRAVQLLAEAGMPDAATQAGKYPHQLSGGMCQRALIAIGLAGRPQLLIADEPTSALDVTVQRQVLDHLQRLTDELGAALLLITHDLALAAERAESVVVMNRGVVVESGAAQSILTEPRHDYTRRLVAAAPSLARPKVRPPVGDDTILVASELTKIYRESHGAPWRRSELRAVDAVSFELRRASTLAIVGESGSGKSTLARMVLGLLPATSGTVVFDGTTDVGRMNRSQALAFRRRVQPVFQNPYSSLDPMYSVFRVIEEPLRIHGIGDRKQREQAVRELIDEVALPSSMLTRRPRELSGGQRQRVAIARALALRPEVLVCDEAVSALDVLVQAQILDLLADLQARLGLTYLFISHDLAVVRQIADHVLVMRRGRVVEQAPTEEVFTRPREEYTRQLLQAIPGAPASR
- a CDS encoding ABC transporter permease — its product is MAEHSGFWRETWRGLRRRPKFVVAALLILFVVAVALFPALFTGADPGYADPAQSLLAPSSAHWFGTDLQGHDIYARTIYGARASVTVGLGATLAVFVVGGALGALAGFYGGWVDAAVSRITDVFFGVPLLLAAIVLMGVLHHRTVWTVIAILALFGWPQLARIARGAVLEVRTSDYVLAAEALGLSRFQILVRHVLPNALGPVVAVATIALGLFIVTEATLSYLGVGLPTSVVSWGSDINTDQTRLRSGSPILFYPAGALAITVLAFMMMGDALRDALDPVSRRWRA
- a CDS encoding ABC transporter permease — protein: MGWYIARRIAIMVPVFLGATLLIYGMVFLLPGDPLVALAGERPLTPAVAAQLRARYHLDEPFLLQYLRYLGGILHGDLGRAYSGLPVSSVLAHAFPVTVRLSLIALAIETVLGIGFGVIAGLRRGGIFDSTVLVAGLIIIAVPIFVLGFLAQFVFGVRLGIAPVTVGERATFGRLLLPGIVLGSVSFAYVVRLTRSAVAANAHADYVRTATAKGLSRPRVIMVHILRNSLIPVVTFLGADLGALMGGAIVTEGIFNIHGVGGVLYQAVTRQEAPTVVSIVTVLVLIYLVSNLLVDLLYAALDPRIRYG
- a CDS encoding peptide ABC transporter substrate-binding protein, with product MRRMRAALASLAFSLALVAGFLTGCGGGVLSPDVVVVNGGEPSNPLIPTTANDSFGGRILDRLFAGLMSFDADGKTSTEVAQSIETDDDVNYRIALKPGWKFTDGSPVTSHSFVDAWNYGALSTNAQLQQSFFSPIQGYDDVAAPKPVSTTMSGLRVVDDLHFTVRLKAPTIDFAVRLAFSPFYPLPPMAFRDMAAFGQNPIGNGPYKLAASADGPAWEHNVKIDLRPNPDYHGNRVPHNKGLRIEFYANLDTAYSDLLSGNLDVLDAIPPSALPIYKRDLGGNATSGPAAVNQTLDTPLRLPHFGGEEGRLRRLALSAAINRPQICQQIFVGTRTPARDFTARSLPGFDPNIAGSDALDYDPDRARRLWSQANALSPWSGQYAIAYNADSGHREWVDAVANSIKNVLGIDAVGAPQPTFAGFRTPIVNRTIQTAFRAGWQADYPSMLNFLGPLFATGAGSNDVGYSSRDFDTALSAAESAPTLQESYVRANAGQRILLHDMPVVPLWNFISVVGWSPGVSAVRVTWNGLPDYENIRKN
- a CDS encoding DUF4232 domain-containing protein, yielding MASVLVASVAAASVAGGVLLAAPARAVPIAAGDEGTPCWGEQVAVNASSTDSAAGHRRVVLTFSLVGGEPCTLSGYPSVDSGAGGPAIHADDTPRGYMGGLPAGVDEPPNVILSVSTQAQAIVEGLATDTAGNSCPTYTDLSVSPPGVNSVYTVPAIIEACQLQVHPVTAGPSG
- the acs gene encoding acetate--CoA ligase, producing MPANRPEHPHPGRVRLTPVTETATEHPSSYPPPEHFVEQANVRGEHYQEAEEDRLAFWAKQADRLSWATPYTEVLDWSDAPFAKWFVGGKLNVAYNCVDRHVEAGHSDRVAIHWEGEPEGHQRTLTYADLQNEVCKAANALSDLGLVAGDRVAIYMPLIPEAVVAMLACARLGLMHSVVFGGFTSKALKARIADAEAKLLITADGQFRRGQPAPLKEAADEAVSEPDSPIEHVLVVRRTGIDVSWNDDRDLWWHDVVDAASPEHTPEAFDSEHPLFLLYTSGTTGKPKGIVHTSGGYLTQAAYTVHAVFDVKPDSDVFWCTADIGWVTGHTYGVYGPLCNGITEVLYEGTPNSPTEHRHFQIIEKYGVTIYYTAPTMIRTFMKWGREIPDAHDLSSLRLIGSVGEPINPEAWRWYREVIGAGRTPVVDTWWQTETGSAMIAPLPGVTAAKPGSAMKPLPGISAKIVDDHGDPLPPDAEGEEHVTGYLVIDQPWPSMLRGIWGDPERYRDTYWSKFADRGYYFAGDGARLDPEGAIWVLGRIDDVMNVSGHRISTAEVESALVGHSAVAEAAVVGVTDDITGQAICAFVVLRGNYQPHDGTHDELRGEVAREISPIAKPREIHIVPELPKTRSGKIMRRLLRDVAEKRELGDTSTLVDESVFDAIRAAK
- a CDS encoding chymotrypsin family serine protease → MSFDRGVALRTAQRCIVVAVVAALLALAGTPGRLAAADGRLPLGGGAGIVINGDTMCTLTTIGTDRAGELIGFTSAHCGGPGAQLAVEGAERLGTVGVMVAGNDKLDYAVIKFDPAKVAPVATYNGFVIRGIGPDPTFGQVACKQGRTTGNSCGVTWGMGQDPGTIVMQVCGRPGDSGAPVTVNNLLVGMIHGAFTDVLPDCIIKYIPLHTPAVVMDFNAILADINAKNRPGAGFVPIAG
- a CDS encoding phage holin family protein — its product is MSKADRTSGVPSTLTTIPLADPHARPAEPSIGDLIKDATTQVSTLVRAEVELARAEITRDVKKGLTGSVFFIAAMVVLFYSTFFFFFFLVEVLNIWLWRWVAFLIVFGAMVLVGGVLALFGFLKVRRIRGPQQTIESVKETRTALTPGHDKAQAGTPAIPEGSSGDKAPSDARPDRTGW